From a single Sebaldella sp. S0638 genomic region:
- a CDS encoding AarF/ABC1/UbiB kinase family protein yields the protein MSENTNSKELNKNDLPDSDNDTINTENSSVSPEDDKNTEGDFSDENISDSNITDFMEVSEKNNRERLKQIIATLGKHKAIESLITSKHPERIKDAFEELGPTFIKMGQMLSTRSDLIPEALAEEFKKLQDNVKTDDFCVVKSIIENSFGVPVDDIFKTFDETPVASASMAQVHAATLKDGTKVAVKIQHAGIKSMMLNDIALFEKALPFFKIAPTSKIMDPVALVKELKKSCENELDFTVEAKNIHLFYKNNSNLDYMECLREYPEYAREDILVMDFVNGIKITEIDELKAKNYDIKKIAQNLVNNYMKQAFEDGFFHADPHPGNIVVRDGKITFLDFGMMGVMSDSTLKRLNDLLYSIYIENTEEMTNAVLKLCIKKGPVDREKLNSEINDFYYTYIDGVSLKDMKFHIVIAKLTVICAENNLSIPEEVTMFMRGLLNIVGVVEALDPEITLISALGPYMEKYIAEKFDPVKEAKDYIKSLYALGKLTPKIPVKLADVLDKLKEGTLEVKVEHNHNKLEKMFDQLDYITNKIVIGMLLFALIVGSSILADSGKQSETQSIMSIIGIIGYIVAAVFTVILIISLFRNKYK from the coding sequence ATGAGTGAAAATACTAACAGCAAAGAATTAAACAAAAATGACCTGCCGGATTCGGATAATGATACTATAAATACAGAAAACAGCAGTGTTTCACCTGAAGATGACAAAAATACAGAGGGAGACTTTTCTGACGAGAACATTTCTGACAGTAATATAACTGATTTTATGGAGGTTTCCGAAAAAAATAACAGAGAGCGTCTGAAGCAGATTATAGCAACACTCGGGAAGCATAAAGCCATAGAAAGTCTTATTACTTCGAAGCATCCTGAGAGAATAAAAGACGCCTTTGAAGAACTCGGCCCTACATTTATCAAAATGGGACAGATGCTTTCTACACGTTCTGACCTTATCCCCGAAGCTCTTGCAGAAGAATTCAAAAAACTTCAGGATAATGTAAAAACTGATGACTTTTGCGTGGTTAAATCAATTATAGAAAACAGTTTCGGCGTTCCGGTAGATGATATTTTCAAAACTTTTGACGAAACTCCTGTTGCTTCAGCATCAATGGCTCAGGTACATGCTGCCACACTAAAAGATGGTACTAAAGTAGCTGTTAAGATACAGCACGCAGGGATTAAAAGTATGATGCTAAACGATATAGCACTTTTTGAAAAAGCACTTCCATTTTTCAAAATAGCACCTACAAGTAAAATCATGGATCCTGTAGCCCTTGTAAAGGAGCTGAAAAAATCTTGTGAAAATGAGCTGGACTTCACTGTGGAAGCAAAGAATATACATTTATTCTATAAAAATAACAGTAATCTTGACTATATGGAATGTTTGAGAGAATATCCCGAATACGCAAGGGAAGATATTCTTGTTATGGATTTTGTCAACGGAATAAAAATTACCGAAATTGATGAATTAAAAGCAAAAAATTATGATATTAAAAAAATAGCTCAAAATCTTGTTAACAATTACATGAAACAGGCTTTTGAAGACGGATTTTTCCATGCTGATCCTCATCCCGGCAATATTGTTGTCCGTGACGGAAAAATAACATTTCTTGATTTTGGAATGATGGGTGTTATGAGTGACAGTACGCTAAAAAGACTTAATGATCTGCTCTATTCTATATACATAGAAAATACTGAGGAAATGACTAATGCTGTATTAAAGCTTTGTATAAAGAAAGGACCTGTTGACAGGGAAAAGCTTAATTCCGAAATAAATGATTTTTATTATACATATATTGATGGTGTTTCTCTAAAAGACATGAAATTTCATATTGTAATTGCTAAACTCACAGTCATATGTGCTGAAAATAATCTCAGTATACCTGAGGAAGTAACAATGTTTATGAGGGGACTTTTGAATATCGTAGGAGTAGTAGAGGCTTTAGACCCTGAAATTACTCTTATTTCAGCTCTAGGTCCTTATATGGAAAAATATATTGCTGAAAAATTTGATCCTGTAAAAGAAGCAAAAGATTATATAAAAAGTCTCTATGCCCTTGGAAAACTTACTCCCAAGATACCTGTGAAACTGGCTGATGTTCTTGATAAATTAAAAGAAGGAACTCTTGAAGTAAAAGTGGAGCATAATCATAATAAGCTGGAAAAGATGTTTGATCAGCTGGATTATATTACTAATAAAATTGTAATAGGAATGCTTTTATTTGCACTTATTGTAGGTTCTTCAATACTTGCCGATTCGGGAAAACAGAGTGAAACCCAGAGTATAATGTCTATCATTGGTATTATTGGTTATATTGTGGCGGCGGTTTTTACAGTAATTCTTATTATTTCTCTATTTAGAAATAAGTACAAATAA
- a CDS encoding ABC transporter permease translates to MKKSENTGSKFQAVLFFLILIVVIQVITVKFNIPKYVFPSPADVISVLWNDKSILGEHALITFGEALAGFAAAVILGIVLGGFLGYFRLLRNILYPLILISQMVPLIAVAPVILIWFGFGIMPKILIVLTVCIFPCILSFLDGLDNIDNELISLMKTMKANEIQIFFKLKLPASLQSLLSGLKISAVYSIMGAVIGEWLGAEKGLGIYMTRSISSFRTDALFASIIVIIVLSLAVFKATEYAEKKLIPWKNNKI, encoded by the coding sequence ATGAAAAAATCGGAAAATACAGGAAGTAAATTTCAGGCAGTATTGTTTTTTCTTATACTGATTGTGGTAATACAAGTAATAACAGTAAAATTCAATATTCCAAAATATGTATTTCCTTCGCCGGCAGATGTTATCAGTGTTCTTTGGAATGATAAATCTATTTTAGGCGAGCATGCATTGATTACATTCGGAGAAGCACTGGCAGGGTTTGCAGCAGCAGTGATACTAGGGATAGTTCTGGGAGGATTTCTGGGGTATTTCAGGCTTCTAAGAAATATACTTTATCCTCTCATTCTTATATCGCAGATGGTACCGCTTATTGCAGTGGCTCCTGTTATTTTAATATGGTTCGGCTTTGGAATAATGCCTAAGATATTAATAGTCCTTACAGTGTGTATTTTTCCATGTATTTTATCTTTTCTTGACGGATTGGATAACATAGATAATGAATTGATAAGTCTTATGAAAACTATGAAAGCAAACGAAATACAAATATTTTTTAAGCTGAAACTCCCGGCGAGTCTGCAGAGTCTTCTTTCAGGACTAAAAATAAGTGCAGTATACAGTATAATGGGAGCGGTTATAGGTGAATGGCTCGGCGCGGAAAAAGGACTGGGGATTTATATGACAAGATCTATCAGTTCTTTTAGGACAGATGCATTGTTTGCTTCAATAATTGTGATAATAGTGCTGAGCCTTGCAGTATTTAAGGCTACGGAATATGCAGAAAAAAAGCTTATTCCATGGAAAAATAATAAAATTTAG
- a CDS encoding DUF2188 domain-containing protein, with protein MGINQFVILEDEEWQVKGDGNLQATKGFNTQEEAVSYAKEISIYEKSELIIHDEDGEICKKYNYKKKPQ; from the coding sequence ATGGGTATAAACCAGTTTGTTATTCTTGAAGACGAAGAATGGCAGGTTAAGGGTGACGGAAATCTGCAGGCTACAAAAGGCTTCAATACACAGGAAGAAGCTGTAAGTTACGCTAAAGAGATCTCAATATACGAAAAGTCGGAACTCATTATTCATGATGAAGATGGTGAAATCTGTAAGAAATACAATTACAAGAAAAAACCGCAGTAA
- a CDS encoding ABC transporter substrate-binding protein — protein sequence MKKILLMIFLIILAVSCGDSAKKAKGEEKTKITVVLDWTPNTNHTGLYAAKDLGYYDEEGLDVTIIQPGNGTSDQLVASGKAQFGVSYQENVTLARLQDIPVVSIAAVIQHNTSGFYAKEDKGIKSPKDFENKRYGGWGSPIEKATLKALMDKDGGDVEKVKIITSGDTDFFATSENSIDFAWGFEGWTGIEAKVRNIPVNYIKLSDYNKNLDYYTPVIITNEKMISQSPDIAAKFMKATKKGYQYSWENPSEAAEILMKNAPELNRELVTESQKFLAKEYKADAAYWGEQKPEVWENYMNWLYDNKLIDKKTDISKAFTNEFVKE from the coding sequence ATGAAAAAGATTTTATTGATGATATTTTTAATAATACTTGCAGTATCATGCGGAGATAGTGCAAAAAAAGCAAAGGGAGAAGAAAAAACAAAAATTACAGTGGTTCTGGACTGGACGCCGAATACTAATCATACAGGACTTTATGCGGCTAAAGATCTGGGATATTATGATGAAGAGGGACTGGATGTAACAATAATACAGCCCGGTAACGGGACTTCCGACCAGCTGGTGGCTTCAGGAAAAGCCCAGTTTGGAGTATCATATCAGGAAAATGTTACACTGGCAAGGCTTCAGGATATACCTGTTGTTTCAATAGCAGCAGTAATACAGCATAATACAAGCGGTTTTTATGCGAAAGAAGATAAAGGGATAAAATCACCGAAGGATTTTGAAAATAAGAGATACGGCGGATGGGGGTCACCTATAGAAAAGGCTACATTAAAGGCTTTAATGGATAAAGACGGCGGAGATGTGGAAAAAGTGAAGATAATAACATCAGGAGATACTGACTTTTTTGCTACAAGTGAAAACAGCATTGATTTTGCCTGGGGATTCGAAGGATGGACTGGAATAGAGGCTAAAGTAAGAAATATTCCTGTGAATTATATAAAATTAAGTGATTATAATAAAAATCTTGATTATTACACACCAGTAATTATTACCAATGAAAAGATGATTTCACAAAGTCCGGATATTGCGGCAAAATTCATGAAAGCCACTAAAAAAGGATACCAGTATTCATGGGAAAATCCTTCAGAAGCAGCAGAAATACTAATGAAAAATGCTCCTGAACTAAACAGGGAGCTGGTAACGGAAAGTCAGAAGTTTCTTGCTAAAGAATATAAAGCTGATGCGGCTTACTGGGGAGAACAAAAACCGGAAGTATGGGAAAATTATATGAACTGGCTTTATGACAATAAATTAATTGATAAAAAAACTGATATATCAAAAGCATTTACCAATGAATTTGTAAAAGAATAA
- a CDS encoding DUF4253 domain-containing protein, with protein sequence MKKSTEDIVNILNYKYEIFEGSIREIIENRYAELYKEGKKSNFYPVIVVPSDVLYDALTVNLELSSVKELIEYSRDIDAEKFFKAKRSYYDYMQDYQVPLGEFSLETANDYLNEYIDSDTSHPFDEILIFKIPTRKPWEIPGYIPMGGYNECPTPDSQIAVSEYWYRKYKAVPTVITANSVEFMVEIPPQNFQEAEKLAYEQYLFCNEIVSNDAGSLRKLASLLKDSTVWSFWWE encoded by the coding sequence ATGAAAAAAAGTACAGAAGATATAGTAAATATACTAAATTATAAATATGAAATCTTTGAAGGTTCAATAAGAGAGATAATAGAAAACAGATATGCAGAATTGTACAAAGAAGGAAAGAAAAGTAATTTTTACCCTGTGATAGTAGTACCTTCTGATGTTTTGTATGATGCACTGACAGTGAATCTGGAACTGAGCAGTGTAAAAGAGCTTATTGAATATTCAAGGGATATAGATGCGGAAAAGTTTTTTAAGGCTAAAAGAAGTTATTATGATTATATGCAGGATTATCAGGTACCGCTCGGCGAGTTTTCGCTGGAAACGGCAAATGACTATCTGAATGAATACATAGATTCTGATACTTCACATCCCTTTGACGAAATTCTGATATTCAAAATACCTACGAGAAAACCATGGGAAATACCCGGGTATATACCTATGGGCGGTTATAACGAATGTCCCACTCCTGACAGCCAGATAGCAGTATCAGAATACTGGTACAGAAAATATAAGGCTGTTCCTACAGTAATAACAGCAAACAGTGTAGAATTCATGGTGGAAATACCGCCGCAGAACTTTCAGGAGGCAGAAAAACTGGCTTATGAACAATATCTGTTTTGTAATGAAATAGTGAGCAACGATGCGGGTTCTTTAAGAAAACTGGCTTCATTGCTGAAAGATTCCACAGTATGGAGTTTCTGGTGGGAATAA
- a CDS encoding L-serine ammonia-lyase, translating into MESLRELYKAGYGPSSSHTMGPQRAAEKFREKNPAAVSYEVELYGSLAATGKGHLTDYIILKTLGENCNIIFKPEIIKEKHTNAMKFTAYDNSGKITGESLFYSVGGGKIVEEGEAAADQEEVYKEKNFKEIMKWCRDNGKDLTEYVEHNEGTEIWDYLKDILKVMDEAVEKGLKAEGFLPGKLKLERKAKSYYEKFRKSGFQDRLEGRVYSYALAVSEENAAAGKVVTAPTCGACGIIPALLKAYKVTKDLTEEELVKALAVAGILGNVIKKNASISGAEVGCQGEIGVACSMGAGMVAYILNGTLDQIEYAAEIGLEHCLGMTCDPIEGYVQVPCIERNAIYSAKAIDCAYYSLMSDGEHLVSFDEITETMMETGKDLRSEYKETSLAGLAKVKLDKLLKK; encoded by the coding sequence ATGGAATCATTAAGAGAATTATATAAAGCAGGTTACGGGCCGTCAAGCAGTCATACAATGGGGCCTCAGAGAGCAGCAGAAAAATTCCGGGAAAAAAATCCGGCAGCTGTTTCTTACGAAGTGGAGCTGTATGGCAGTCTTGCAGCCACAGGAAAAGGACATTTAACAGATTATATCATACTGAAAACACTTGGTGAAAACTGTAACATAATATTTAAACCGGAAATAATAAAAGAAAAACATACTAATGCAATGAAGTTCACAGCTTATGATAACAGCGGAAAAATAACCGGAGAATCTTTGTTTTATTCTGTAGGCGGCGGAAAGATAGTGGAAGAAGGTGAAGCTGCCGCAGATCAGGAAGAAGTTTATAAAGAAAAGAATTTTAAGGAAATTATGAAATGGTGCAGAGATAACGGAAAAGACCTTACAGAATATGTAGAACATAATGAAGGTACTGAAATATGGGATTATCTGAAAGATATACTGAAAGTAATGGACGAAGCTGTAGAAAAAGGCCTTAAAGCCGAAGGTTTTTTACCGGGGAAATTAAAGCTTGAGAGAAAAGCCAAGAGTTATTATGAAAAATTCAGAAAATCCGGATTTCAGGACAGACTTGAAGGAAGGGTTTATTCATATGCACTTGCTGTTTCTGAGGAAAATGCCGCAGCCGGAAAAGTAGTAACTGCTCCTACATGCGGAGCCTGCGGAATCATACCCGCACTTTTAAAGGCTTATAAAGTAACAAAGGATCTTACTGAAGAAGAGCTGGTAAAAGCACTGGCAGTGGCAGGGATTCTTGGAAATGTGATAAAAAAGAATGCTTCTATTTCCGGAGCAGAAGTAGGATGTCAGGGTGAAATCGGTGTAGCCTGTTCTATGGGAGCCGGAATGGTGGCATATATACTTAACGGTACTCTGGATCAGATAGAATATGCGGCGGAAATAGGACTGGAACATTGTCTAGGAATGACATGCGATCCTATAGAAGGATATGTTCAGGTTCCGTGTATAGAAAGAAATGCGATATATTCCGCTAAAGCGATAGACTGTGCATACTACAGTCTTATGTCTGACGGTGAGCATCTTGTTTCTTTTGACGAGATAACAGAAACTATGATGGAAACAGGAAAAGATCTGCGTTCGGAATATAAAGAGACTTCACTTGCAGGACTGGCTAAGGTGAAGTTGGATAAGTTATTGAAGAAATAA
- a CDS encoding thiamine-binding protein, which translates to MLVNLSLQVIPTVKEEEIYYVVDRVIDRIAESGLKYEVGPMETTIEGELDDILVIVKEAQEICVKYGASRVCSVVKIDYKPEGVTIDEKIGKYRK; encoded by the coding sequence ATGTTAGTTAATTTAAGTTTACAGGTAATTCCTACGGTAAAAGAGGAAGAAATCTATTATGTAGTAGACAGAGTTATAGACAGGATAGCGGAATCAGGTCTAAAATATGAAGTAGGGCCTATGGAGACGACAATAGAGGGAGAGCTTGATGATATACTTGTGATAGTAAAAGAAGCACAGGAAATATGTGTGAAATACGGGGCAAGCAGGGTGTGTTCGGTAGTGAAAATTGATTATAAACCTGAAGGAGTTACTATAGATGAAAAAATCGGAAAATACAGGAAGTAA
- a CDS encoding ABC transporter ATP-binding protein: protein MKISLNNIGQVYDGKKVLSEISFDVNAGEFITLIGPSGCGKSTIFKIITGLEKNYTGTVLINGIDLEKYQGKLAYMPQNDLLMDWRTLYKNAVLPMEIEKINKKTADEKVRKLLPEFKLLGEENKYPYELSGGMKKRAALLRTFLVDTDIMLLDEPFGALDAITRSEMQEFLLEVCEKHKHTVLFITHDIDEAVYLSDRIIVLGKNPAVIKGELEIKLPKPRNTEVLLEREFLEYKKRIMELLV, encoded by the coding sequence ATGAAAATTTCGTTGAATAATATCGGACAGGTATATGACGGGAAAAAAGTCCTTTCTGAGATTTCGTTTGATGTAAATGCGGGGGAGTTTATTACATTAATAGGTCCCAGCGGCTGCGGCAAAAGCACGATTTTTAAAATAATAACCGGGCTTGAAAAGAATTATACGGGAACTGTATTAATAAACGGCATTGATCTGGAAAAGTATCAGGGAAAACTGGCTTATATGCCTCAGAATGATCTGCTTATGGACTGGAGGACACTATATAAAAATGCCGTTCTGCCTATGGAAATAGAAAAGATTAATAAAAAAACAGCAGATGAAAAAGTAAGAAAACTCCTTCCCGAGTTCAAACTTTTGGGAGAAGAAAATAAGTATCCATATGAATTAAGCGGGGGGATGAAAAAGAGAGCGGCACTTCTTCGGACTTTTTTGGTAGATACTGATATTATGCTTTTGGATGAGCCGTTTGGTGCTTTAGATGCAATAACACGAAGCGAGATGCAGGAATTTTTACTTGAAGTCTGCGAAAAGCATAAACATACTGTTTTATTTATAACACATGATATAGATGAAGCTGTGTATCTGTCTGACCGTATAATAGTTCTTGGTAAAAATCCTGCTGTAATAAAAGGCGAGCTGGAAATAAAGCTGCCTAAACCGAGAAATACAGAGGTTCTGCTAGAAAGGGAATTTTTGGAGTATAAAAAAAGGATAATGGAGTTATTGGTTTAG
- a CDS encoding TatD family hydrolase: MNIDVHCHFEQLPAELREKEIKENIVVGVAVGYKSGEILLEYKKLYPNLRVCLGIHPEYPEKYDNYDKVEKQIRENFTEISAIGEIGLPYFNLLELSNEKEKEEIMEKAKVIFVKFLKLAAELDLPVNLHCIEDGGEYAVRKLEEYNVKKALFHWFEGELHVLEKIEQNGWNVSISPDVIYNKEYRDFVKNIPLEIITLESDGPWEYGGETGVPSMVEKTAEFLETVYGVSKEEIMKISNQNAANLFSII, from the coding sequence TTGAATATAGACGTACATTGCCATTTTGAACAGCTGCCTGCCGAATTACGTGAAAAAGAGATAAAGGAAAATATTGTGGTAGGAGTGGCTGTAGGTTATAAAAGCGGAGAAATACTTTTGGAATATAAAAAATTATATCCGAATCTCAGGGTCTGTCTCGGGATTCATCCTGAATATCCAGAGAAATATGATAATTATGATAAGGTAGAGAAACAGATCAGGGAAAATTTTACGGAGATATCGGCAATAGGCGAAATCGGGCTTCCGTATTTTAATCTTTTAGAATTAAGCAATGAAAAGGAAAAAGAGGAGATAATGGAAAAAGCAAAAGTTATTTTTGTGAAATTTCTGAAACTGGCAGCAGAACTTGATCTTCCTGTTAATCTTCATTGTATAGAGGACGGCGGAGAGTATGCAGTCAGAAAGCTGGAAGAGTATAATGTAAAAAAAGCTTTGTTTCACTGGTTTGAGGGAGAACTGCATGTTCTTGAAAAGATAGAGCAAAACGGCTGGAATGTGTCAATATCTCCTGATGTTATTTATAATAAAGAATACAGGGATTTTGTAAAAAATATTCCGTTGGAGATAATTACGCTGGAAAGCGACGGTCCGTGGGAATACGGCGGGGAAACCGGAGTTCCTTCGATGGTGGAGAAAACAGCAGAATTTCTGGAAACTGTTTATGGTGTGAGCAAAGAGGAAATTATGAAGATTTCCAATCAAAATGCAGCAAATCTTTTTTCAATTATATAA